From a single Bemisia tabaci chromosome 10, PGI_BMITA_v3 genomic region:
- the LOC109036900 gene encoding facilitated trehalose transporter Tret1 encodes MHNPAEQFTFLDVPEQDVKDHFQYANAKKSAWAQILASLMQNWLFIEIGLELVMPTVILGSLHNNPAEPLNMNDDQASWFGSIPDFCFPIGSLTSGLLQDKFGRKGAMMLVNIPIFMGWMILYFAESIHALYVVSVIMGLCTGLAEAPLYAYIGEIGEPRLRGTLSTTSTSCFSIGICTMFLFGYLFDWRTVALVSSLCSIITFTFMTQLPESPTWLILRGRLDEAKKSLCWLRGWVSSAEVEPEFLSLVKYTVKSARLSRENSAYSSLPIKEGEPVAKRGGFLKEQLKELTNKRTFRPLRLMFIVFIITDIAWVYGIKPYFVKELRMLESPIDPNLALVS; translated from the exons ATTTTGGCGTCACTAATGCAAAACTGGCTGTTTATCGAAATCGGGCTGGAATTGGTCATGCCTACAGTCATTCTTGGTTCGCTTCACAACAACCCTGCGGAGCCTCTCAATATGAACGATGATCAAGCGTCTTGGTTTG GGAGCATTCCAGACTTTTGTTTCCCTATCGGTAGTCTGACGTCGGGGCTGTTGCAAGATAAATTCGGTCGGAAAGGGGCCATGATGCTCGTTAACATCCCCATTTTCATGGGATGGATGATCCTGTACTTCGCCGAATCCATCCACGCTCTCTACGTCGTTTCGGTCATCATGGGACTTTGCACGGGTCTGGCTGAAGCCCCCCTTTACGCCTACATCGGCGAGATTGGGGAGCCACGTTTGAGAGGGACCCTCTCCACTACTTCAACATCCTGCTTTAGCATAG GTATTTGCACAATGTTCTTATTTGGTTACCTTTTCGATTGGCGAACGGTTGCTTTAGTGAGCAGTTTATGCTCTATCATCACATTCACATTCATGACTCAG CTTCCCGAATCGCCAACGTGGCTGATACTTAGAGGTCGACTGGACGAGGCCAAAAAATCCCTGTGCTGGTTGAGAGGTTGGGTTAGCTCGGCCGAAGTTGAACCTGAGTTCCTATCTTTAGTCAAATACACCGTGAAGTCTGCCCGGCTGAGCCGAGAGAACTCTGCATATTCGAGTTTACCGATTAAAG AAGGAGAACCTGTAGCAAAAAGGGGTGGCTTCTTGAAAGAACAATTGAAGGAACTGACCAATAAAAGAACGTTTCGTCCTCTCCGGCTGATGTTTATCGTGTTCATTATTACCGACATTGCATGGGTCTACGGCATTAAGCCTTATTTTGTCAAGGAACTCAGAATGCTGGAGTCCCCTATTGATCCAAATCTTGCCTTGGTAAGTTGA